The following DNA comes from Streptomyces sp. Ag109_O5-10.
TCTCCTTGTAGGACCAGAGCCGTCGGTCGGTCATGAGATGCACCTCCCTGCGCGCACCGCGGGGGCGACCGGAGGCGGTCGTCGGGGGAACCGGGCGCTGCGCTGGCGATCACAAAGCCTGTGCCCGGTGAACGACGGAGAGTGACTGTGCGCAAGCGCCTGTGGGCCGGGTGTGACCGAGAGCCCGCGTACGCGTGACATGTGTGACACAAGGGGGGAGTTTGTGACACACCCGGGGCACAGGCGCGTGCCCGGCCACCGGCGGGGCGCGTTGACAACCGGGGCGGCCGTGAGGCGCCCCACGAGAGCGCGGAGAACCGCGTGATCGGCCACACCCGGCCCGCGCCCGCGCACCCATGGCTCCCGCCACCTCCGTAGGCGCCTCGGCCCCACCCCCTTCTCGTCAGAATGTCCGGACAAACCATTGACACGACCTCCTCTCCCGGACTACAAACCACGGGAGAGCAATGACGAAGGGAAGCCGATGGCGTACGACCTGATCACCATGGGGCGGATCGGGGTGGACCTCTATCCGCTCCAGACCGGAGTACCGCTCGCCCAGGTGTCGTCCTTCGGCAAGTTCCTCGGCGGATCGGCGACGAACGTCGCCGTCGCGGCCGCCCGCCTCGGGCGCAGCACCGCCGTCATCACCCGCACCGGCGACGACGCCTTCGGCGCCTACCTGCACGAGGCCCTCCAGGGCTTCGGCGTGGACGACCGCTGGGTCACCCCGGTCCCCGGCCTGAACACCCCGGTCACGTTCTGCGAGATCTTCCCGCCGGACGACTTCCCGCTGTACTTCTACCGGCAGCCCAAGGCCCCGGACCTGGAGATCGACGCCCACGAGCTGGACCTGGACGCCGTCCGTGCGGCCCGCATCTTCTGGATCACCGGCACCGGCCTGAGCGAGGAGCCCAGCCGCACGGCGACCCTCGCGGCCCTCGCCCACCGGGCCAAGGCCGGCACGACCGTGTTCGACCTCGACTGGCGCCCGATGTTCTGGCGGGACCCGGACGCCGCCCGCCCGTTCTACGCGGAGGCGCTCAAGCACACCACCGTCGCCGTCGGCAACCTCGACGAGGTGGAGGTCGCGACCGGAGTGCGCGAGCCGCAGGCCGCCGCCCAGGCCCTCCTCGACGCCGGAGTCGAGATCGCCGTCGTCAAGCAGGGCCCCAAGGGCGTCCTCGCCGTCAGCCGCGACGGCGACGCCGCCGAGGTCCCGCCGCTGCCCGTCAACGTCCTGAACGGCCTCGGCGCCGGCGACGCCTTCGGCGGCTCCCTCTGCCACGGCCTCCTCGAAGGCTGGGACCTGGAGAAGACCATGCGCCACGCCAACGCGGCCGGTGCCATCGTCGCCTCCCGCCTGGAGTGCTCCTCCGCGATGCCGACCGGCGACGAGATCGACGCCGCGCTCGCCGCCGGAGCGGTGCTGTGAGGGCCGGCCGCGTCGCGGGCGCGCACCACGAGGGCGGCGCCGGCGCTCCCGCCCCGCAGATGAAGGTGGACATCTCCGCCCTCGTCCACACCCGCACCCACCACCCCGAGGCGATCGCCGAGGCGGCCGCCCGGCGCTCCCGCCGTCCGCTCCTCAACGAGGACGGCAAGCTGATGATCGTCGCCGCCGACCACCCGGCCCGCGGCGCCCTCGGCGTGGGCGGCGACAAGCTCGCCATGGCCAACCGGGCCGAACTGCTGGAGCGCCTCTGCCTGGCGCTGTCCCGCCCCGGCGTCGACGGCGTCCTCGGCACCGCCGACATCCTGGACGACCTGCTGCTGCTCGGTGCCCTCGACGGCAAGGTCGTCATGGGCTCGATGAACCGCGGTGGACTGCAGGGCGCCTCCTTCGAGCTCGACGACCGCTTCACCGGCCACCGCGCCGAGGACATACAGCGCCTCGGGTTCGACGCCGGCAAGCTGCTCCTGCGTATCGACTACGACGACCCGGGCTCGCTGACCACCCTGGAGTCCACGGCCCGGGCCGTCGACGACATGGCCGCGCGCCGGCTGCCGGTCTTCGTGGAGCCGTTCATCAGCCGCCGCACCCCCGAGGGCAAGGTCAGGAACGACCTGTCCGCGGAGGCGGTCACCAGGTCCATCGCCATCGCCTCTGGCCTCGGCGGGAGTTCGGCCTACACCTGGCTGAAGCTGCCGGTCACCGAGAACCCCGACGACATGGCCCGGGTCATGGAGACGTCCACCCTCCCCGCCGTGCTGCTCGGCGGCGAGGTCGGGGACGACCAGGACGGCGCCTACGAGAAGTGGCGCAGCGCCCTGCAACTCCCCACCGTGCGCGGCCTGGTGGTCGGCCGTTCGCTGCTGTACCCGGCGGACGGCGACGTGGCCGCCGCCGTGGACACCGCCGTCGGACTCCTGTGAGGGCGAGAAGATGACGACCAACGAGCTGCATCTCACCAAGGGTTCGACCGCGAACGCCCAGTACGCGCTCGACATCGACCCCAAGCGGGCCGGCTGGGCGCACAGCAGCCTGCGGATCGTCGAACTGCCCCCTGGCGGAACGCATTTGTTCACCACCGGGGACAGCGAGTGGATCGTGCTTCCGCTGCAGGGCGGTTGTACGGTGCAAACAGAGGGAAACGAGTTCCAGATCCTGGGCCGGGAGAGCGTGTTCAGCGGAGTCTCCGACTTCGTGTACGTGCCCCGGGACGCCCAGGTCCAGATCGCCTCCGGCGCGGGAGGCCGCTTCGCCCTGGCAGGAGCGAAGTGCGAGCGACGACTCCCCGCCCGCTACGGCCCCGCGCCGGAGGTTCCCGTCGAAGACCGCGGCAGCGGCACCGCCGCCCGGCAGGTGCGCAACTTCGCCTCCGCGGACGCGTTCGACTGCGACAAGCTGATCGCCGTGGAGGTCGTCACCCCGGGCGGCAACTGGTCCTCGTATCCGTCGCACAAGCACGACGAGTACCGGCCCGGCGAGGAGTCGGAGCTGGAGGAGATCTACTACTTCGAGATCGACGGCGCGAACGGATTCGGGTATCAGCGCGTATTCCCCTCCCGTGAGGGCGGTACGGACGTCCTCGCCGAGGTCCGCTCCGGCGACGCCGTGCTCGTTCCCGACGGATGGCACGGCCCGTCGATCGCGCAGCCCGGGCACGACATGTACTACCTGAACGTCATGGCGGGGCCCGGTGCGACGCGGGAGTGGCGGATCTGCTTCCACCCGGACCACACGGAGGGTTACCGATGACGATTCGGTTGACCGTCGCGCAAGCGCTTGTCCGCTTCCTCGCCGTCCAGTTCACCGAGCGGGACGGCGAGCGCCGCCGCCTGATCGGCGCCACCTGGGGCATCTTCGGCCACGGCAACGTGGCCGGCCTCGGCCAGGCGCTCCTGGAGCACCGGGACGAGATGCCGTACCACCAGGGCCGCAACGAACAGGCCATGGTGCACGCGGCGGTCGGCTACGCGCGTCAATCGAACCGTCTCGCCACGCACGCCGTGACGACGTCCATCGGGCCGGGCGCCACCAACCTGGTCACCGGTGCCGCCCTCGCCACCGTCAACCACCTCCCGGTCCTCCTCCTCCCCGGCGACGTCTTCGCCACCCGCCCAGCCGACCCGGTCCTCCAGCAGCTCGAAGTCGCGCACGCGGCCGACGTGTCCGTCAACGACACCCTCCGCCCCGTCTCGAAGTTCTTCGACCGGATCAACCGGCCCGAACAGCTGATCCCCGCCGCCCTCGCCGCGATGCGGGTCCTCACCGACCCCGTCGAGACCGGCGCCGTCACCCTCGCCCTCCCGCAGGACGTGCAGGCCGAGGCGTACGACTGGCCGGAGGAGTTCTTCGCCGAGCGGGTGTGGACCGTACGACGGCCGGGCGCCGACCCCGCGGAACTCGCCGCGGCCACGGCGGCGGTCAGGAACGCGCGCAGGCCCCTGGTCATCGCGGGCGGCGGGGTCCACCACAGCCGCGCCGAGGCCGTGCTCGCCGAGTTCGCCGCGGCCACCCGCATCCCGGTCGCCTCGACCCAGGCCGGCAAGGGTTCGCTGCGCTGGGACCACCCGCAGGACGTCGGCGGCGTCGGCCACACCGGGACCGCCACCGCCGACGAACTCGCCCGCACCGCCGACCTGGTGATCGGCGTCGGCACCCGCTACACCGACTTCACCACGGCCTCCGGCACCCTCTTCGAGAACCCGGACGTCCGCTTCCTCAACCTCAACATCGCCCCGTACGACGGCCACAAGCTGGCCGGCCTGCCGCTGATAGCCGACGCCCGCAGCGCCCTCACGGAGCTGACCGAGGCCCTGGACGGCCACCGCACCGCCGACTCGTACGTCACCGAGTACACCGAGGACAAGGGGCGCTGGGAGCAGCGCGTCGACGCCTGCTACGAGGCCGACGAGCCGGACATCCGGCCGACCCAGCCGCAGGTCCTCGGCGCCCTGGACGCGCTCGTGGACGAGACGGACGTCCTGATCAACGCGGCCGGCTCGCTCCCCGGCGACCTGCACCGGATGTGGCGGGCACGGTCGCGGGACCAGTACCACCTGGAGTACGGCTACTCGTGCATGGGCTACGAGATACCGGCCGCCATCGGGGTGAAACTCGCGGCACCGGAGCGGAACGTGTGGGCGCTGGTCGGCGACGGCACGTATCTGATGATGCCGACCGAGATCGTCACCGCCGTCCAGGAGGGCATCGCCATCAAGGTGCTGCTGGTGCAGAACCACGGCTACGCGTCCATCGGCGGGCTCTCCGAGTCGGTGGGCGGCGAGCGCTTCGGCACCGCGTACCGCTTCACCTCGGACGACGGCACCTTCACGGGTGCCCCGCTCCCCGTCGACCTGGCCGCCAACGCGGCCAGCCTCGGCATGCGCGTCCTGCGCGCGAAGACTGTCCGGGACCTGCGCGCGGCGCTCGCCGAGGCGCGGGCCGCCGACACTCCCACATGTGTCTACGTGGAGACCGAAACGGCCGACACTGTGTCGGGCCCGCCTCCCGCGCAGGCCTGGTGGGATGTACCTGTGGCCGAGACCGCGACCCGATCCTCCGCGGTCAAGGCACGTGAGCTCTACGAACGGCACGTCTCCACCCGACGCCGCCATCTGTGAAGGAGTAACCGGTCATGACGAAGATCGTCAACCACTGGATCGGCGGCAAGTCCGTCGACGGCACGTCGGGCAACTACGGGCCGGTCACCGACCCGGCCACCGGCGCGGTCACCACGAAGGTCGCGTTCGCGTCGGTCGACGAGGTCGACGCCGCGGTCGCCGCCGCCAAGGACGCGTTCGTCACCTGGGGCCAGTCCTCGCTGGCCAAGCGCACGGAGATCCTCTTCCGCTTCCGCGCCCTCCTGGACGCGAACCGGGACGCGATCGCCGAGCTGATCACGGCCGAGCACGGCAAGGTGCACAGCGACGCGCTCGGCGAGGTCGCCCGCGGTCTGGAGATCGTGGACCTGGCGTGCGGCATCAACGTGCAGCTGAAGGGCGAGCTGTCCACCCAGGTCGCGTCCCGCGTGGACGTCTCCTCGATCCGCCAGCCCCTCGGCGTGGTCGCGGGCATCACGCCGTTCAACTTCCCGGCGATGGTCCCGATGTGGATGTTCCCGATCGCCATCGCGACCGGCAACACCTTCGTCCTCAAGCCCTCGGAGAAGGACCCGTCGGCCTCGATCAAGCTCGCCGAGCTGCTGGCCGAGGCCGGCCTGCCCGACGGCGTCTTCAACGTGGTCCACGGCGACAAGGTGGCCGTCGACCGCCTCCTGGAGCACCCGGACGTCAAGGCGGTCTCCTTCGTCGGCTCGACGCCGATCGCCCGCTACATCCACACCACCGCCGCCGCCAACCACAAGCGCGTCCAGGCGCTGGGCGGTGCCAAGAACCACATGCTGGTGCTGCCCGACGCCGACCTGGACGCGGCGGCGGACGCGGCCGTCTCCGCCGCCTACGGCTCGGCCGGCGAGCGCTGCATGGCCATCTCGGCCGTGGTCGCCGTGGGCGCGATCGGCGACGAGCTGGTGGAGAAGATCCGCGAGCGCGCCGAGAAGATCAAGATCGGCCCCGGCAACGACCCCACCTCCGAGATGGGTCCGCTGATCACGGCCGTCCACCGCGACAAGGTGGCCTCCTACGTCTCCGGCGCCGCCGCCGAGGGCGCGGAGGTCGTCCTGGACGGCACCGGCTACACGGTCGAGGGCTTCGAGGACGGCCACTGGATCGGCATCTCGCTCCTCGACAAGGTGCCCACCACCGCCAAGGCCTACCAGGACGAGATCTTCGGCCCCGTCCTCTGTGTCCTGCGCGTGGACACGTACGAGGAGGGGGTCGCCCTGATCAACGCCTCCCCCTTCGGCAACGGCACCGCGATCTTCACCCGGGACGGCGGCGCCGCCCGCCGCTTCCAGCTGGAGATCGAGGCCGGCATGGTCGGCGTCAACGTGCCGATCCCGGTCCCCGTCGGCTACCACTCCTTCGGTGGCTGGAAGGACTCGCTCTTCGGCGACCACCACATCTACGGCAACGACGGCACGCACTTCTACACCCGCGGCAAGGTCGTCACCACCCGCTGGCCCGACCCGGCCGACGCCCCCGCGGGCGTCGACCTGGGCTTCCCGCGCAACCACTGACGGCGCACGGTGCCCCGCCGCTCCCGGGAGAGGCGGGGCACCGGCGTGTCCGGGGTCAGCCCTGCTGCTTCCGGGAGTTCTCGATCGCCTTGGTGAGGTCGGCGGTCTGGCCGGCCGGCGGGGCCTTCACCGGGGCGGTGGCGCCGAACTTCTTGAAGTCCATGGTCACGGTCGCCTTGCCGAACTGGTCCTTCAGGCGGACCGGCAGGTCCTTGGCGCCGATCCACACGTCCATCGTCACGGAGTCGGAGCCGCCGGTGAGCGCCTTCATGCCGTCGCTGCTGAAGACGTCCTTGTACTTGCCCATCTCCGCCCGGTGGACGACGGCCCGGTAGCGGGTCGTGCGCTGCCCGTCGACGGTCTCCTTGCCGAGGTCCTTCACGTCCTTCGCGTACTTGAGGTACTTCATCGCGGCCACCGGGTTGCCCGCGCTGCCGCCGTCGAAGTCCTGGGCGCCCTTGGAACCGAAGAGCACCGACGCGTCGACCTTCATCCACTGCTTGCCCTTGAGCGGGCCGGAGGTCTGGGGGTCGACGTTGTAGTAGTAGGCGCCCTTCACGAACAGCGCCCGGATCGTCGCGCGGTGCTGGAGCGCCTGCATGTTCGCGGCCTTGGTGTCCATCAGGACATCCACCGCCACGCCGTCCCCCCAGGAGTAGGTGCCGTTCAGCGTGACCGGGGTGCCCGTGCCCGTGTCGGTGCTCATCCTGACCTCGGCCGAGCCGAGCTGGTCGGTCCGGTCGGTCGCGCGCGAGAGCACCGCCATGATCTTGTCCGCGCTGTTCACGGCCGAGGTGGCCGTCTTCACCCCGCCGGAGCCGCACGCGGACACGGCGACCGTCGCCGCCGCCGTGAACCCCACCCAGGCAGCGGTGTACTTCAGCCTCATGAGTCCCCACCCATTGCTGTGATTCGGTTGTGAGTTCTGTTGTCGATGACTCCAGCGGGACACACTGACAGGTCCGGATGCCGGACGTCTTCACGTTTTTTTGACGCCCGCACTGCGATTCCCGTAGGGGTCGACAGCGTGGATTGGCCTGCCTCGTATTGACGTATACGTGGAATACGGCGAGGAGATCAACGGATTCCGTAGGTTAACGACCATTGACGTGACGGTTTTCGTCGGGGTTCCATGCATCGCAACCGGGAGCGGACGAAGAGACGTACGAGACGAGCCGCCGGAGGCGATAGCGCTCCCGGCCGAAACTCCTCGCCGCTCCAGTCGATCGGAACCGCTTCATGACCGACACGCTCCACCCTGTCGAGATCGCCTCCGCGGAGGCCTCGGACAGCCCGCAGAAGCTCAAGCGCTCGATCGGCGTGGTCGGCGGCACCCTCCTCACCCTCTCCTGTGTCACCCCGGCCTCCACGCTCTTCGTGGTCGTCCCGGACCTGTTCGGCTCTCTCGGGACCGCCACCGCCCTCACGATCGCCATCGGCTCCCTCCTCTGTATCGCCGTGGCGTTCTGCTACTCCGAACTGGGCACCCTCATCCCCAGCGCGGGCGGCGAGTACGCGATGGTCTCGACGATGGCGGGCCGCCTGGCCGGCTGGCTGGTCTTCGTCCTCTCCCTCCTCGTCGTGATGATCGTGCCGCCGGTGATCGCGATGGGCACGGCCGACTACCTCGCCCCGATCGTCCACCTCGACCCGGCCATGACCGGCGCCGGCGTGATGCTCCTCGCCACCCTCGCGGGCCTCCTGGACCTGCGCGCGAACGCCTGGATCACCGGCATCTTCCTGGTCCTGGAGGTCATCGCGGCCGGCGTGGTGGCGGTGCTGGGCTTCTCCCACAGCCACCGGGGCGTC
Coding sequences within:
- a CDS encoding deoxyribose-phosphate aldolase, giving the protein MKVDISALVHTRTHHPEAIAEAAARRSRRPLLNEDGKLMIVAADHPARGALGVGGDKLAMANRAELLERLCLALSRPGVDGVLGTADILDDLLLLGALDGKVVMGSMNRGGLQGASFELDDRFTGHRAEDIQRLGFDAGKLLLRIDYDDPGSLTTLESTARAVDDMAARRLPVFVEPFISRRTPEGKVRNDLSAEAVTRSIAIASGLGGSSAYTWLKLPVTENPDDMARVMETSTLPAVLLGGEVGDDQDGAYEKWRSALQLPTVRGLVVGRSLLYPADGDVAAAVDTAVGLL
- the mmsA gene encoding CoA-acylating methylmalonate-semialdehyde dehydrogenase — protein: MTKIVNHWIGGKSVDGTSGNYGPVTDPATGAVTTKVAFASVDEVDAAVAAAKDAFVTWGQSSLAKRTEILFRFRALLDANRDAIAELITAEHGKVHSDALGEVARGLEIVDLACGINVQLKGELSTQVASRVDVSSIRQPLGVVAGITPFNFPAMVPMWMFPIAIATGNTFVLKPSEKDPSASIKLAELLAEAGLPDGVFNVVHGDKVAVDRLLEHPDVKAVSFVGSTPIARYIHTTAAANHKRVQALGGAKNHMLVLPDADLDAAADAAVSAAYGSAGERCMAISAVVAVGAIGDELVEKIRERAEKIKIGPGNDPTSEMGPLITAVHRDKVASYVSGAAAEGAEVVLDGTGYTVEGFEDGHWIGISLLDKVPTTAKAYQDEIFGPVLCVLRVDTYEEGVALINASPFGNGTAIFTRDGGAARRFQLEIEAGMVGVNVPIPVPVGYHSFGGWKDSLFGDHHIYGNDGTHFYTRGKVVTTRWPDPADAPAGVDLGFPRNH
- the iolD gene encoding 3D-(3,5/4)-trihydroxycyclohexane-1,2-dione acylhydrolase (decyclizing) — translated: MTIRLTVAQALVRFLAVQFTERDGERRRLIGATWGIFGHGNVAGLGQALLEHRDEMPYHQGRNEQAMVHAAVGYARQSNRLATHAVTTSIGPGATNLVTGAALATVNHLPVLLLPGDVFATRPADPVLQQLEVAHAADVSVNDTLRPVSKFFDRINRPEQLIPAALAAMRVLTDPVETGAVTLALPQDVQAEAYDWPEEFFAERVWTVRRPGADPAELAAATAAVRNARRPLVIAGGGVHHSRAEAVLAEFAAATRIPVASTQAGKGSLRWDHPQDVGGVGHTGTATADELARTADLVIGVGTRYTDFTTASGTLFENPDVRFLNLNIAPYDGHKLAGLPLIADARSALTELTEALDGHRTADSYVTEYTEDKGRWEQRVDACYEADEPDIRPTQPQVLGALDALVDETDVLINAAGSLPGDLHRMWRARSRDQYHLEYGYSCMGYEIPAAIGVKLAAPERNVWALVGDGTYLMMPTEIVTAVQEGIAIKVLLVQNHGYASIGGLSESVGGERFGTAYRFTSDDGTFTGAPLPVDLAANAASLGMRVLRAKTVRDLRAALAEARAADTPTCVYVETETADTVSGPPPAQAWWDVPVAETATRSSAVKARELYERHVSTRRRHL
- the iolC gene encoding 5-dehydro-2-deoxygluconokinase — translated: MAYDLITMGRIGVDLYPLQTGVPLAQVSSFGKFLGGSATNVAVAAARLGRSTAVITRTGDDAFGAYLHEALQGFGVDDRWVTPVPGLNTPVTFCEIFPPDDFPLYFYRQPKAPDLEIDAHELDLDAVRAARIFWITGTGLSEEPSRTATLAALAHRAKAGTTVFDLDWRPMFWRDPDAARPFYAEALKHTTVAVGNLDEVEVATGVREPQAAAQALLDAGVEIAVVKQGPKGVLAVSRDGDAAEVPPLPVNVLNGLGAGDAFGGSLCHGLLEGWDLEKTMRHANAAGAIVASRLECSSAMPTGDEIDAALAAGAVL
- the iolB gene encoding 5-deoxy-glucuronate isomerase, which codes for MTTNELHLTKGSTANAQYALDIDPKRAGWAHSSLRIVELPPGGTHLFTTGDSEWIVLPLQGGCTVQTEGNEFQILGRESVFSGVSDFVYVPRDAQVQIASGAGGRFALAGAKCERRLPARYGPAPEVPVEDRGSGTAARQVRNFASADAFDCDKLIAVEVVTPGGNWSSYPSHKHDEYRPGEESELEEIYYFEIDGANGFGYQRVFPSREGGTDVLAEVRSGDAVLVPDGWHGPSIAQPGHDMYYLNVMAGPGATREWRICFHPDHTEGYR